The DNA window ATGATTAGTACCGAGATACCTCGTCTATTGCAGCTTTCATCGGGTTACGTTTAAACCGTTGAAAGAAAATGTCCCACTTGCCGCCGAACTCATATTTCGTTTCTATGAGTTTCTCATCTCGTAGGAAACGGACCATTTCTTGAGTTGTCTAGAAGGAAGCAGTACAGATCCGGCAATCAGGCACTATCGACAAATGTATGGTGTACCTTAATCGTAAAATCTTCGTCTACACGTTCGTTTATCGCTGTAGCCCCACCGACCGTGGTTGCTCCTCCAACTACGGTTGTTTGATACTGTTCCTAAAGAGGAAACTGGAGGTTGGATCTTCTGCATAACTAGTCGTGGATCGGCAAGTGATACTTTTTCGggtctcttctttctttacctttctcttatttctttacGTTTCGTCGAAATGTTGTAACAACATACATTACTCGATCGTTTTGGCTGCGAACTGCACGAATTACGTATATACCGCAGATGACTTCTTGGGCGAATTACTGCACCTACCAGTCAGTTGTACCTAGCTTTGGGAACCGGTTGCCCTCAGGTTAATGTGCTTTGTGGTCGTCGGGTTCGTTTAACCAACTAGGACTGTCCCATCAATCTGCATGAAGACTTCATGTGAACCATGGACAATAACCAGCGCTACCACGTTTTCAGAGAGTGACGACCAACGACTCAAGAAATACCACGAACAATGCTGCATGTCTCTCGGTAGCACGTCGATAAAAACCTTTGAATCGAAATCTGAGCACAAATCCTCACCAGTGCTTGGAAGTAGTTTTTTCGGCGAGCCTCACCTTTCTTGGCACCTCGGTCGGCTCTGGCCTAAAATCGGACTTGGATTTATCCATTTTCGTGCGCATAGCTCAAGGAAACTACGAGAAGTGCTCCGGGTGCTTAGATATCAGCTCACCGCATAGAGTGCAACCTCTCTGTCAAGAGGTCTTTCTCGGTTCGCGCGTCTGTTCGCTCTTTCTCTGGACCTGGATCTTTCCCTAGATTTATCTTTCTTAGCATCTTCTTTGGACTTTCTCAAGCTCTCTTGTGCTTTTGTTAGCTTCATCcctgaaaaatgtttgaagctTTTTCCCTACAAAACTACCAAGAGTGAAACCGACCTTTTCAAAAGAGAACACAAGTTGTAATGAATCCATGAGAAAGTTTTTAGATTCCTGATAGGAACACACTAACAATCTTTGTAAATGGATGGTCCTAT is part of the Necator americanus strain Aroian chromosome V, whole genome shotgun sequence genome and encodes:
- a CDS encoding hypothetical protein (NECATOR_CHRV.G20567.T1); protein product: MKLTKAQESLRKSKEDAKKDKSRERSRSRERANRRANRERPLDREVALYAARADRGAKKGEARRKNYFQALEQYQTTVVGGATTVGGATAINERVDEDFTIKTTQEMVRFLRDEKLIETKYEFGGKWDIFFQRFKRNPMKAAIDEYCRMEEVVGKNMMNVLSKTTNLDGSKELKYKDIPVGKPPPLKRADDPAYELQWM